Proteins from a single region of Haloplanus sp. GDY1:
- a CDS encoding AI-2E family transporter — protein MDERRALVALFGFLVTAVIAYIAYRFVAALTVALFIYYSTRRFYRALGRLHLPKRVRAVTVILLLAVPLLLLLSYTLVLLVTETRRFVETYPVIETAAANVAWLEGLDELPSLTFEGVVEAYRAGQFDAITDFLVENAALLTSAITGFFLNLFIVVVVSYYLLIDGSRLHDWLRRFDDDAIVREYLEAADRELEAILFGNLLNVIAIALIGVGAFKGYNALVPAAVEVPYPALAGVLTGVASLIPVVGMKIVYVPITAVMAIPVFFSGEHSLLGYVAGFLVVAVVVVDTIPDLILRPYLSGERTHVGLLMLAYIFGPVVFGFYGLFFAPIVLALGVTFAHTALPRLLGGESAPDSGLPADQRRLDDF, from the coding sequence ATGGACGAACGCCGTGCCCTGGTCGCCCTCTTCGGGTTCCTCGTCACCGCCGTCATCGCCTACATCGCGTATCGGTTCGTCGCCGCCCTCACCGTCGCCCTGTTCATCTACTACTCGACGCGACGGTTCTACAGGGCGCTCGGCCGCCTCCACCTTCCGAAACGGGTGCGGGCCGTGACGGTGATACTCCTGCTCGCCGTCCCGCTACTCCTCCTGCTCAGTTACACGCTCGTCCTCCTCGTCACCGAGACGCGCCGGTTCGTCGAGACGTATCCGGTCATCGAGACGGCCGCCGCGAACGTGGCGTGGCTCGAAGGACTCGACGAACTCCCCAGCCTCACCTTCGAGGGCGTCGTCGAGGCCTACCGCGCGGGGCAGTTCGACGCGATTACGGACTTCCTCGTGGAGAACGCCGCCCTCCTGACGAGCGCCATCACGGGCTTTTTCCTCAACCTGTTCATCGTCGTGGTCGTCAGTTACTACCTCCTGATCGACGGCTCGAGGCTCCACGACTGGCTCCGGCGCTTCGACGACGACGCCATCGTCCGCGAGTATCTGGAGGCGGCCGATCGCGAACTCGAAGCCATCCTCTTCGGGAACCTCCTGAACGTCATCGCCATCGCCCTCATCGGCGTCGGGGCGTTCAAGGGGTACAACGCGCTCGTCCCCGCGGCCGTCGAGGTCCCCTATCCGGCGCTTGCCGGCGTCCTCACGGGGGTGGCGAGCCTGATCCCGGTCGTGGGAATGAAGATCGTCTACGTGCCCATCACGGCCGTGATGGCGATCCCGGTCTTCTTCAGCGGCGAGCACTCGCTGCTGGGGTACGTCGCCGGGTTCCTGGTCGTGGCGGTGGTCGTCGTCGACACCATTCCCGACCTGATCCTCCGACCGTATCTCAGCGGCGAGCGAACCCACGTCGGCCTGTTGATGCTCGCGTACATCTTCGGCCCGGTCGTCTTCGGCTTCTACGGCCTCTTTTTCGCCCCCATCGTCCTCGCCCTCGGGGTGACCTTCGCCCACACGGCGCTCCCACGCCTCCTCGGCGGCGAGTCGGCACCCGACTCCGGCCTCCCGGCGGACCAGCGCCGACTCGACGACTTCTGA